One part of the Vicia villosa cultivar HV-30 ecotype Madison, WI linkage group LG6, Vvil1.0, whole genome shotgun sequence genome encodes these proteins:
- the LOC131613974 gene encoding uncharacterized protein LOC131613974: protein MSQIAQQLANPQQQGALPSTTVTNPKDHNNVSAIVTRSGKAKEVVEENAEEEEPLLEVDVEIKENEAQVEDLGVLELTTKGKTSEQKPEIKLPFPTRNKKKGQHEKNFQKFLEMFKKLELNIPFLEGMKIPVKKKDRGSVTIPCTIGDRSFKKALIDLGASVSLMPLFIYRRLGIGKVQDTRMTLQFADHSVKRPYGIVEDVLVKIDKFVFPVDFVILEMPEDE from the exons atgagtcaaatagcacaacaattGGCAAATCCTCAACAACAGGGTGCTCTACCTAGTACCACAGTTACGAATCCCAAAGATCACAATAATGTGAGTGCTatagtaacaagaagtggaaaaGCGAAGGAAGTTGTGGAGGAGAACGCTGAAGAAGAAGAACCATTGCTTGAAGTAGATGTAGAAATAAAAGAGAATGAAGCACAAGTGGAAGACTTGGGTGTGTTGGAACTAACAACTAAAGGGAAGACTAGTGAACAAAAACCGGAAATCAAATTACCCTTTCcaacaagaaataagaagaaaggaCAGCACgagaaaaactttcaaaaattcttGGAAATGTTTAAGAAACTTGAGTTGAACATACCATTCCTGGAG ggtatgaagattccggtGAAGAAGAAAGACCGAGGCTCTGTAACTATTCCTTGTACTATTGGAGATAGATCATTTAAAAAGGCTCTTATTGACTTAGGAGCAAGTGTTAGCCTTATGCCACTGTTCATCTACAGGAGATTGGGAATTGGTAAAGTtcaagatacaagaatgacactccaaTTTGCCGATCATTCCGTAAAAAGACCGTACGGGATAGTAGAAGATGTGCTTGTAAAAATAGACAAGTTTGTGTTTCCAGTagattttgtaattttagagaTGCCAGAAGATGAATAA
- the LOC131613972 gene encoding uncharacterized protein LOC131613972, with product MSQIAQQLANPQQQGALPSTTVTNPKDHNNVSAIVTRSGKAKEFVEENAEEEEPLLEVDVEIKENEAQVEDLGVLEPTTKGKTSEQKPEIKLPFPTRNKKKGQHEKNFQKFLEMFKKLELNIPFLEGMKIPVKKKDRGSVTIPCTIGDRSFKKALIDLGASVSLMPLFIYRRLGIGKVQDTRMTLQFADHSV from the exons atgagtcaaatagcacaacaattGGCAAATCCTCAACAACAGGGTGCTCTACCTAGTACCACAGTTACGAATCCCAAAGATCACAATAATGTGAGTGCTatagtaacaagaagtggaaaaGCGAAGGAATTTGTGGAGGAGAACGCTGAAGAAGAAGAACCATTGCTTGAAGTAGATGTAGAAATAAAAGAGAATGAAGCACAAGTGGAAGACTTGGGTGTGTTGGAACCAACAACTAAAGGGAAGACTAGTGAACAAAAACCGGAAATCAAATTACCCTTTCcaacaagaaataagaagaaaggaCAGCACgagaaaaactttcaaaaattcttGGAAATGTTTAAGAAACTTGAGTTGAACATACCATTCCTGGAG ggtatgaagattccggtGAAGAAGAAAGACCGAGGCTCTGTAACTATTCCTTGTACTATTGGAGATAGATCATTTAAAAAGGCTCTTATTGACTTAGGAGCAAGTGTTAGCCTTATGCCACTGTTCATCTACAGGAGATTGGGAATTGGTAAAGTtcaagatacaagaatgacactccaaTTTGCCGATCATTCCGTATAA
- the LOC131613973 gene encoding uncharacterized protein LOC131613973: MSQIAQQLANPQQQGALPSTTVTNPKDHNNVNAIVTRSGKAKEVVEENSEEEEPLLEVDVEIKENEAQVEDLGVLEPTTKGKTSEQKPEIKLPFPTRNKKKGQHEKNFQKFLEMFKKLELNIPFLEGMKIPVKKKDRGSVTIPCTIGDRSFKKALIDLGASVSLMPLSIYRRLGIGKVQDTRMTLQFADHSVKRPYGIVEDVLVKIDKFVFPVDFVILEMPEDE; the protein is encoded by the exons atgagtcaaatagcacaacaattGGCAAATCCTCAACAACAGGGTGCTCTACCTAGTACCACAGTTACGAATCCCAAAGATCACAATAATGTGAATGCTatagtaacaagaagtggaaaaGCGAAGGAAGTTGTGGAGGAgaactctgaagaagaagaaccaTTGCTTGAAGTAGATGTAGAAATAAAAGAGAATGAAGCACAAGTGGAAGACTTGGGTGTGTTGGAACCAACAACTAAAGGGAAGACTAGTGAACAAAAACCGGAAATCAAATTACCCTTTCcaacaagaaataagaagaaaggaCAGCACgagaaaaactttcaaaaattcttGGAAATGTTTAAGAAACTTGAGTTGAACATACCATTCCTGGAG ggtatgaagattccggtGAAGAAGAAAGACCGAGGCTCTGTAACTATTCCTTGTACTATTGGGGATAGATCATTTAAAAAGGCTCTTATTGACTTAGGAGCAAGTGTTAGCCTTATGCCACTGTCCATCTACAGGAGATTGGGAATTGGTAAAGTtcaagatacaagaatgacactccaaTTTGCCGATCATTCCGTAAAAAGACCGTACGGGATAGTAGAAGATGTGCTTGTAAAAATAGACAAGTTTGTGTTTCCAGTagattttgtaattttagagaTGCCAGAAGATGAATAA
- the LOC131613971 gene encoding uncharacterized protein LOC131613971 produces MSQIAQQLANPQQQGALPSTTVTNPKDHNNVSAIVTRSGKAKEVVEENAEEEEPLLEVDVEIKENEAQVEDLGVLEPTTKGKTSEQKPEIKLPFPTRNKKKGQHEKNFQKFLEMFKKLELNIPFLEGMKIPVKKKDRGSVTIPCTIGDRSFKKALINLGASVSLMPLSIYRRLGIGKVQDTRMTLQFADHSVKRPYGIVEDVLVKIDKFVFPVDFVILEMPEDE; encoded by the exons atgagtcaaatagcacaacaattGGCAAATCCTCAACAACAGGGTGCTCTACCTAGTACCACAGTTACGAATCCCAAAGATCACAATAATGTGAGTGCTatagtaacaagaagtggaaaaGCGAAGGAAGTTGTGGAGGAGAACGCTGAAGAAGAAGAACCATTGCTTGAAGTAGATGTAGAAATAAAAGAGAATGAAGCACAAGTGGAAGACTTGGGTGTGTTGGAACCAACAACTAAAGGGAAGACTAGTGAACAAAAACCGGAAATCAAATTACCCTTTCcaacaagaaataagaagaaaggaCAGCACgagaaaaactttcaaaaattcttGGAAATGTTTAAGAAACTTGAGTTGAACATACCATTCCTGGAG ggtatgaagattccggtGAAGAAGAAAGACCGAGGCTCTGTAACTATTCCTTGTACTATTGGGGATAGATCATTTAAAAAGGCTCTTATTAACTTAGGAGCAAGTGTTAGCCTTATGCCACTGTCCATCTACAGGAGATTGGGAATTGGTAAAGTtcaagatacaagaatgacactccaaTTTGCCGATCATTCCGTAAAAAGACCGTACGGGATAGTAGAAGATGTGCTTGTAAAAATAGACAAGTTTGTGTTTCCAGTagattttgtaattttagagaTGCCAGAAGATGAATAA